From Aerosticca soli, a single genomic window includes:
- the cgtA gene encoding Obg family GTPase CgtA, translating into MKFVDEATIKVKAGDGGNGCASFRREKFIPFGGPDGGDGGDGGSVWLVADEGLNTLIDFRHQRLFKAERGQNGMGSDRYGRRGEDISIRVPVGTVVTSLDTGETIGDLTRHGQRLLVARGGKGGLGNIHFKSSVNRAPRKATPGTPGDERELKLELKVLADVGLLGFPNAGKSTFIRAVSAATPRVADYPFTTLHPHLGVVRLGPDQSFVIADIPGLIEGAAEGAGLGIQFLRHLARTRLLLHLVEMQPVDGSDPVSQVRAIEQELARFDPRLLERPRWLVLTKSDLVDAEQRQPLAEDIVRRLGWSSPWFMVSALSREHTTEVCQAVQRRLEAERAEAAAAAAAAESERLSADAEPQNR; encoded by the coding sequence ATGAAATTTGTCGATGAAGCCACCATCAAGGTGAAAGCCGGCGACGGCGGCAACGGTTGCGCCAGCTTCCGCCGCGAGAAATTTATCCCGTTCGGCGGTCCGGACGGCGGCGACGGCGGCGACGGCGGCTCGGTCTGGCTGGTCGCCGACGAGGGTCTCAACACCCTGATCGATTTTCGCCACCAGCGTCTGTTCAAGGCCGAACGCGGCCAGAACGGCATGGGCAGCGACCGCTATGGCCGGCGCGGCGAAGACATCAGCATCCGCGTGCCGGTGGGCACGGTGGTCACCAGCCTCGATACCGGCGAGACGATTGGCGATCTCACCCGCCACGGCCAGCGCTTGCTGGTGGCGCGCGGCGGCAAGGGCGGCCTCGGCAACATCCATTTCAAGAGCTCGGTGAACCGGGCGCCGCGCAAGGCCACGCCCGGCACGCCGGGCGACGAGCGCGAGCTCAAGCTGGAACTTAAGGTGCTCGCCGATGTCGGCCTGCTCGGGTTTCCCAACGCCGGCAAATCGACCTTCATCCGCGCGGTCTCGGCCGCAACGCCGCGCGTGGCCGACTATCCGTTCACCACGCTGCACCCGCATCTGGGCGTGGTGCGGCTGGGGCCGGACCAGAGCTTCGTGATCGCCGACATTCCCGGACTGATCGAAGGCGCCGCCGAAGGCGCGGGGCTCGGCATCCAGTTCCTGCGGCACCTGGCGCGTACGCGCCTGCTGCTGCACCTGGTCGAGATGCAGCCGGTCGACGGCAGCGATCCGGTGAGCCAGGTGCGGGCGATCGAACAGGAACTGGCCCGATTCGATCCCCGCCTGCTCGAACGTCCACGCTGGCTGGTGCTGACCAAGAGCGATCTCGTCGACGCCGAGCAACGCCAGCCGCTGGCCGAGGACATCGTGCGGCGGCTGGGCTGGTCGTCGCCCTGGTTCATGGTCTCGGCGCTCAGCCGCGAACACACCACCGAAGTCTGCCAGGCGGTGCAGCGCCGGCTCGAGGCGGAACGCGCGGAAGCCGCGGCGGCGGCCGCAGCGGCGGAATCGGAACGCCTTTCCGCCGATGCCGAGCCTCAGAACCGGTAA
- a CDS encoding TonB-dependent receptor plug domain-containing protein has product MSNDFACRRPAQLLGLWVAGLTSIGAVPVHADDADQSKPAEVKQLQQVVVTGTRTTTRTVAESLAPIDVITPKDLAATGASDLPTALSRLLPSLDFPRPAINDGNDALRPATLRGLSPDDVLVLLDGKRYHTTALINYNPAVGRGSAPVDLGSIPMSAIDHVEVLRDGASAQYGSDAIAGVINIVLKKGAASGSNDITASAGGMDRGDGDQNAVEGSVGVPLGGDGKAGGTAPGWMRLSWNYQSIMNTNRAANTDRSTTAPGVLGPDDIPYERYGDPAVKTYQALLNLDYALTPGIELYGYLNLSRRKVTSNGYYRSWDDSDRNVREVYPNGFLPQIVNPTNDYAGVLGLKGQTANGWRWDLSADYGENRVKFDLRDTINTNLWHTSGYSPTAFYAGAFKNKQGVVNLDLGKDLEWSFLPNPVTLALGAEYRKDKYAIDAGEPASYFLDPNTINPDTGLAYPGGSQVFTGISPDVAGTFSRHSYAAYVDLETDLSERWSAGLAGRFEDYSDAGPTRSGKLSLRYQMTDSFALRGTASNGFRAPSLAQQNYESISTLPYNGQLYQIGTFRVSDPVAIALGAKPLKPERSYNYSIGAVWQPTATFNATLDAYQIRIQDQILYSDQIMVNLPGSQVQGAQFFVNGASTRTRGADLVLNYQRDLERYGQLNLTATGNYNKPKILDISTPAFGHASAGLLTDATPRTKYVLAGDWRLDSFGLHANLTRYGSVTRTGDAPDASQDQTFAARWILDLSASYHWQSWTFTVGADNLTNQYPTKAAAYNPYEDPAHGLQYSYLSPFGFNGRYWYGKVNYRF; this is encoded by the coding sequence ATGAGCAATGACTTTGCTTGCCGTCGGCCGGCCCAACTCTTGGGCCTGTGGGTGGCAGGATTGACCTCGATCGGGGCCGTCCCCGTTCATGCCGACGATGCCGATCAATCCAAGCCTGCGGAAGTCAAGCAACTGCAACAGGTCGTGGTCACCGGCACCCGTACCACCACGCGCACGGTGGCCGAATCGCTAGCACCGATCGACGTCATCACGCCGAAGGATCTCGCCGCCACCGGCGCCAGCGATCTGCCCACGGCACTCAGCCGGCTGCTGCCTTCGCTGGATTTCCCGCGCCCGGCGATCAACGACGGCAACGACGCGCTGCGACCGGCTACCCTGCGCGGCCTTTCACCGGATGACGTGCTGGTACTCCTCGATGGCAAGCGCTACCACACCACCGCCCTGATCAACTACAACCCCGCCGTGGGGCGCGGTTCGGCGCCGGTAGACCTCGGCTCGATCCCGATGTCCGCGATCGACCATGTCGAGGTCCTGCGCGACGGCGCCTCGGCGCAGTACGGTTCGGATGCGATCGCCGGGGTGATCAACATCGTGCTGAAAAAGGGCGCGGCCTCGGGCAGCAACGACATAACCGCAAGCGCCGGCGGCATGGATCGTGGCGACGGCGACCAGAACGCCGTGGAAGGATCGGTCGGCGTACCGCTGGGTGGCGATGGCAAAGCCGGTGGCACGGCGCCGGGCTGGATGCGCCTGTCCTGGAACTACCAGAGCATCATGAACACCAACCGCGCGGCCAATACCGACCGCTCGACCACCGCGCCCGGCGTCCTGGGTCCCGATGACATCCCCTACGAGCGCTATGGCGATCCCGCCGTCAAGACCTACCAGGCACTGCTCAATCTCGACTACGCGCTGACGCCCGGCATCGAGCTCTACGGTTACCTCAACCTGAGCCGTCGCAAGGTGACTTCCAACGGCTATTACCGCAGCTGGGACGACAGCGACCGCAACGTGCGGGAGGTCTACCCGAACGGCTTTCTGCCGCAGATCGTCAATCCGACCAATGACTATGCCGGCGTGCTCGGCCTCAAGGGACAGACCGCAAACGGCTGGCGTTGGGACCTCTCGGCCGATTACGGCGAAAACCGGGTCAAGTTCGATCTGCGCGACACCATCAACACCAATCTCTGGCACACCTCCGGCTACTCGCCGACCGCTTTCTACGCCGGGGCCTTCAAGAACAAACAGGGCGTGGTGAATCTCGATCTCGGCAAGGATCTGGAATGGAGCTTCCTGCCCAATCCGGTGACGCTCGCCCTCGGCGCCGAGTATCGCAAGGACAAATACGCCATCGATGCCGGTGAGCCGGCGTCCTATTTTCTCGATCCGAACACCATCAATCCGGACACCGGCCTGGCCTATCCCGGTGGCTCGCAGGTATTCACCGGCATATCGCCCGACGTGGCCGGTACGTTTTCAAGGCACAGTTATGCCGCCTATGTGGATCTGGAAACCGACCTGTCCGAGCGCTGGTCGGCAGGCCTCGCCGGCCGTTTCGAGGATTACAGCGACGCCGGTCCGACCCGCTCGGGCAAACTCTCGCTGCGCTACCAGATGACCGACAGCTTCGCCCTGCGCGGGACCGCGTCGAACGGTTTTCGCGCCCCCTCGCTGGCGCAGCAGAACTACGAATCGATCTCCACCCTGCCCTACAACGGCCAGCTCTACCAGATCGGCACCTTCCGGGTTTCCGATCCGGTGGCCATTGCGCTGGGCGCCAAGCCGCTCAAGCCGGAACGCTCCTACAACTACAGCATCGGCGCGGTCTGGCAGCCGACCGCGACCTTCAACGCCACGCTGGATGCGTACCAGATCCGCATCCAGGACCAGATCCTCTATTCCGACCAGATCATGGTGAACCTGCCTGGCAGCCAGGTGCAGGGCGCGCAATTCTTCGTCAACGGTGCTTCCACGCGCACCCGCGGCGCCGATCTGGTGCTCAATTACCAGCGCGATCTGGAACGCTATGGGCAGTTGAACCTGACCGCGACCGGCAATTACAACAAACCCAAGATTCTGGACATTTCCACCCCGGCTTTTGGCCATGCCAGCGCGGGGCTGCTGACCGACGCCACGCCGCGCACCAAGTACGTGCTGGCCGGCGACTGGCGTCTCGACAGCTTCGGGCTGCATGCCAACCTGACCCGCTACGGCTCGGTCACCCGCACCGGAGACGCACCCGACGCGAGCCAGGACCAGACCTTTGCCGCGCGCTGGATCCTCGATCTCTCGGCCAGCTATCACTGGCAGTCCTGGACCTTCACCGTCGGTGCGGACAACCTGACCAACCAATACCCGACCAAGGCCGCCGCCTACAATCCGTATGAGGACCCGGCACACGGCCTCCAGTATTCGTATCTCTCGCCGTTCGGCTTCAACGGTCGCTATTGGTACGGCAAGGTGAATTACCGGTTCTGA
- the rplU gene encoding 50S ribosomal protein L21: MSYAVIKTGGRQYRVQQGDVLRVELLDAEQGASVSFDQVLLVGSGESVTIGTPTVAGASVSATVRGHGRADKVRIIKFRRRKHHKKQMGHRQHYTEIEITGINA, encoded by the coding sequence ATGAGTTATGCAGTCATCAAGACCGGCGGCCGGCAATACCGCGTGCAACAGGGCGACGTGCTGCGCGTCGAGCTGCTGGACGCCGAGCAGGGCGCCAGCGTGAGCTTCGACCAGGTCCTCCTGGTCGGTTCCGGCGAGTCGGTCACCATCGGCACGCCGACCGTGGCCGGCGCCAGCGTTTCGGCCACCGTGCGCGGCCATGGCCGCGCCGACAAGGTGCGCATCATCAAATTCCGCCGCCGCAAGCACCACAAGAAGCAGATGGGGCATCGGCAGCATTACACCGAAATCGAGATCACGGGCATCAACGCCTGA
- the uvrA gene encoding excinuclease ABC subunit UvrA, whose product MDTIRIRGARTHNLKNIDLDLPRDKLIVITGLSGSGKSSLAFDTIYAEGQRRYVESLSAYARQFLSMMEKPDVDHIEGLSPAISIEQKSTSHNPRSTVGTITEVYDYLRLLYARVGTPRCPDHGTTLEAQTVSQMVDATLALDAEKRWMLLAPVVRERKGEHAQVFEQLRAQGFVRVRVDGTVYDLDAVPPLAPRSKHTIEVVVDRFRPREDIKQRLAESFETALRLGDGLAIVAAMDETATPELLFSSRYACPVCDYSLPELEPRLFSFNSPVGACPACDGLGVTQVFDPARVVVHPELSLAGGAIRGWDRRNPHYFQMLQSLAGHYGFDVDARWCDLPEATREAILYGSGREKIAFRYLTERGGRVTREHAFEGILPNLERRYKETESAAVREELAKYISERPCPACEGQRLNRAARNVFVADCALPALTRRSIDEALAFFNALELPGWRGEIAARIVKEIRERLGFLNDVGLNYLTLDRQADTLSGGEAQRIRLASQIGAGLVGVMYVLDEPSIGLHQRDNERLLGTLVRLRDLGNTVIVVEHDEDAIRAADHVLDIGPGAGAHGGEVVAQGTLAQILANPRSLTGQYLSGARRIEVPEQRRPPVEGAWLKIEGAHGNNLKHVDLAIPAGLLTCVTGVSGSGKSTLVNDTLFRLAARELNGAGTQPAPYRSVEGLELFDKVVDIDQSPIGRTPRSNPATYTGLFTPLRELFAQVPEARARGYTPGRFSFNVRGGRCEACEGDGLIKVEMHFLPDVYVPCDVCQGKRYNRETLEITYKGHTIADVLEMTVEDALKLFENVPVIARKLDTLRAVGLDYIKLGQSATTLSGGEAQRVKLSRELSKRDTGRTLYILDEPTTGLHFHDIEQLLDVLHQLVDQGNTVVVIEHNLDVIKTADWIVDLGPEGGDGGGRIIAAGTPEHVAATPGSHTGRFLAPHLAATMPARRPAPRRKRA is encoded by the coding sequence ATGGACACCATTCGCATCCGCGGCGCGCGTACGCACAACCTCAAGAACATCGATCTCGACCTACCGCGCGACAAGCTGATCGTGATCACCGGCCTGTCCGGCTCGGGCAAGTCCTCGCTGGCCTTCGACACCATCTACGCGGAGGGGCAGCGGCGCTACGTCGAGTCGCTGTCGGCCTATGCGCGGCAGTTCCTGTCGATGATGGAAAAACCCGACGTCGACCACATCGAGGGCCTGTCGCCGGCAATCTCGATCGAGCAGAAATCCACCTCGCACAACCCGCGCTCGACGGTGGGCACGATCACCGAGGTCTACGACTACCTGCGCCTGCTCTATGCGCGGGTGGGCACGCCGCGCTGCCCCGACCACGGCACCACGCTGGAGGCGCAGACGGTGAGCCAGATGGTCGATGCCACCCTGGCGCTGGATGCGGAAAAACGCTGGATGTTGCTCGCGCCGGTGGTGCGCGAGCGCAAGGGCGAGCACGCGCAGGTGTTCGAGCAACTGCGTGCGCAGGGCTTCGTGCGCGTGCGCGTGGACGGCACGGTATACGACCTCGACGCGGTGCCGCCGCTGGCGCCGCGCAGCAAGCACACCATCGAGGTGGTGGTGGATCGCTTTCGACCGCGCGAGGACATCAAGCAGCGGCTGGCCGAATCGTTCGAGACCGCGCTGCGCCTGGGCGATGGCCTGGCCATCGTCGCCGCCATGGACGAGACCGCCACGCCCGAGCTCCTGTTCTCCTCGCGCTACGCCTGCCCGGTGTGCGACTACTCGCTGCCGGAACTGGAGCCGCGCCTGTTCTCGTTCAATTCGCCGGTCGGCGCGTGTCCGGCCTGCGATGGCCTGGGCGTGACCCAGGTGTTCGATCCGGCGCGGGTGGTGGTCCATCCGGAGCTCTCGCTCGCCGGCGGCGCAATCCGCGGCTGGGACCGGCGCAACCCGCATTATTTCCAGATGCTGCAGTCGCTGGCCGGCCATTACGGCTTCGACGTCGACGCGCGCTGGTGTGACCTGCCCGAAGCGACGCGCGAGGCGATCCTGTACGGCAGCGGCAGGGAGAAGATCGCCTTCCGCTATCTCACCGAGCGCGGCGGCCGGGTGACCCGCGAGCATGCCTTCGAGGGCATCCTGCCCAACCTCGAACGGCGCTACAAGGAAACCGAGTCGGCCGCGGTACGCGAGGAGCTGGCCAAGTACATCAGCGAACGCCCCTGTCCTGCCTGCGAGGGGCAGCGCCTCAACCGCGCGGCACGCAACGTGTTCGTCGCGGACTGTGCGCTGCCCGCGCTCACGCGGCGCTCGATCGACGAGGCGCTGGCGTTCTTCAACGCGCTCGAACTGCCCGGTTGGCGCGGCGAGATCGCCGCCCGGATCGTCAAGGAGATCCGCGAGCGCCTGGGTTTCCTGAACGACGTCGGCCTCAACTACCTCACCCTGGACCGCCAGGCCGACACGCTTTCCGGCGGCGAGGCGCAGCGCATCCGCCTGGCCAGCCAGATCGGCGCCGGGCTGGTGGGGGTCATGTACGTGCTCGACGAGCCCTCGATCGGCCTGCACCAGCGCGACAACGAGCGCCTGCTCGGCACGCTGGTGCGCCTGCGCGATCTCGGCAACACGGTGATCGTGGTCGAACACGACGAGGATGCGATCCGCGCCGCCGACCACGTCCTGGACATCGGGCCCGGCGCCGGCGCGCACGGTGGCGAGGTGGTCGCGCAGGGCACGCTGGCGCAGATCCTGGCCAATCCGCGCTCGCTGACCGGGCAATACCTGTCCGGCGCGCGCCGCATCGAGGTGCCCGAGCAGCGTCGGCCGCCGGTCGAGGGCGCCTGGCTCAAGATCGAAGGCGCGCACGGCAACAACCTCAAGCACGTGGACCTGGCCATTCCCGCCGGGCTGTTGACCTGTGTCACCGGCGTGTCCGGCTCGGGCAAGTCCACGCTGGTCAACGACACCCTGTTCCGCCTGGCTGCGCGCGAGCTCAACGGCGCCGGCACGCAACCTGCGCCATACCGGTCGGTCGAGGGGCTGGAACTGTTCGACAAGGTGGTCGACATCGACCAGTCGCCGATCGGCCGCACGCCGCGCTCCAACCCGGCCACCTATACCGGCCTGTTCACGCCGCTGCGCGAGCTGTTCGCGCAGGTGCCCGAGGCGCGCGCGCGCGGCTACACGCCGGGCCGCTTCAGCTTCAACGTCCGCGGCGGACGCTGCGAGGCCTGCGAGGGCGACGGCCTGATCAAGGTCGAGATGCACTTCCTGCCCGACGTCTACGTGCCCTGCGACGTCTGCCAGGGCAAGCGCTACAACCGCGAGACGCTGGAAATCACCTACAAGGGCCACACCATCGCCGACGTGCTCGAGATGACGGTGGAGGATGCGCTCAAGCTGTTCGAGAACGTGCCGGTGATCGCCCGCAAGCTCGACACGTTGCGCGCGGTCGGCCTGGACTACATCAAGCTCGGCCAGAGCGCGACCACGCTCTCCGGCGGCGAGGCGCAGCGGGTCAAGCTTTCGCGCGAGCTGTCCAAGCGCGACACCGGACGCACGCTGTACATCCTCGACGAACCCACCACCGGCCTGCATTTCCACGACATCGAGCAGTTGCTCGACGTGCTGCACCAGCTGGTCGACCAGGGCAACACCGTGGTGGTGATCGAGCACAACCTCGACGTCATCAAGACCGCCGACTGGATCGTTGACCTCGGGCCCGAAGGCGGCGACGGCGGCGGCCGCATCATCGCCGCCGGCACGCCCGAGCACGTGGCGGCCACGCCCGGATCGCACACCGGCCGCTTCCTGGCCCCGCATCTGGCTGCGACGATGCCGGCACGCAGACCCGCCCCACGGAGAAAACGCGCATGA
- the rpmA gene encoding 50S ribosomal protein L27, with protein sequence MAHKKGVGSSRNGRDSNPKYLGVKVYGGQAIEAGNIIVRQRGTKFHPGAGVGLGRDHTLFALTDGIVEFKTRGENNRKYVSVIKH encoded by the coding sequence ATGGCACATAAAAAAGGCGTCGGTTCGTCCCGCAACGGTCGCGATTCGAACCCGAAATATCTCGGCGTCAAGGTCTACGGCGGCCAGGCCATCGAGGCCGGCAACATCATCGTGCGTCAGCGCGGTACCAAGTTCCATCCTGGTGCCGGTGTCGGCCTCGGCCGTGACCACACCCTGTTCGCGCTGACCGACGGCATCGTCGAATTCAAGACCCGCGGCGAGAACAATCGCAAGTATGTGAGCGTGATCAAGCACTGA
- a CDS encoding DUF2059 domain-containing protein: MHRRLRFAVAFLAGLVCPSVFAAVASSEEQIRALFEVMHMQETLGQMNTQMAGLMQKKLPCVPASYWQNYIDGDGAKTVMERMLPVFQRHFSAEEVDGLLKFYSSPLGQKVLADMPAVMAEAMAVGQQWGQERTKTMLGELKQKGTLDAQGRCPATGETGSSQPASASHGKKTHRTGTHRKPVKSTAKPAGAASAAKPASPP; encoded by the coding sequence ATGCATCGACGCCTCCGCTTCGCCGTGGCCTTCCTTGCCGGCCTCGTCTGTCCCTCTGTCTTTGCGGCGGTGGCCTCCAGCGAAGAGCAGATCCGCGCCTTGTTCGAGGTCATGCACATGCAGGAGACGCTCGGGCAGATGAACACGCAGATGGCCGGCCTGATGCAGAAAAAGCTTCCCTGCGTGCCGGCCAGCTACTGGCAGAACTACATCGACGGCGACGGCGCCAAGACGGTGATGGAGCGCATGCTGCCGGTGTTCCAGCGGCACTTCAGCGCCGAGGAGGTCGACGGCCTGCTCAAGTTCTACAGCTCGCCGCTGGGGCAGAAGGTGCTGGCCGACATGCCCGCCGTGATGGCCGAGGCGATGGCCGTCGGTCAGCAATGGGGCCAGGAGCGCACCAAGACCATGCTGGGCGAGCTCAAACAAAAAGGCACGCTCGACGCCCAGGGCCGCTGCCCGGCCACCGGGGAAACAGGCTCGAGCCAACCCGCCAGCGCCAGCCATGGCAAGAAGACGCACCGTACGGGCACGCACCGCAAGCCGGTCAAGTCCACGGCCAAACCGGCCGGCGCCGCCAGCGCGGCCAAGCCAGCCTCACCGCCCTGA
- a CDS encoding DUF4139 domain-containing protein, with protein sequence MRLSRLLLSAMAALGPHATAFAATPTTAVTVYRGDDETLYAGDGGGPLRSGYAVVRETRRLALASGAQTQVVDDLPAFVDAEALIFDPGAKATVLSRRMLAFGRSSAATLAGLIGHNANVVGEGGQLIASGTVLRADETGLLVRGDDGTDQVVRHYAALRTHTTLATGARLELRLDAAQAGVVDAVMSYPTAGLGWRASYTAVLQPGDACRLRLDAQAGIANRSGRDWRAVKLTLIAGAPRIDENGGPRPMLKSTMAAPASAAMDALPRQAPLDDYRSYTLPAPVTLADGSLTQVPLYAPHTLACERTTLYEIGNTWSPPRPVIAADFGATGSGTVTGRLAFTAFDSLPAGKLRVLADDAEGTPQFIGEGRVDDTPKGARVDLPLGTVFDLRAQHERTAFELDRSSRSLDEGFRVTLHHAGATPRMVTVRVHPDRWRQWTLASASLKPARQTPDLLEFRLAVPAGGATTLDYAIRYTWPAELQPQ encoded by the coding sequence ATGCGACTGTCACGCCTCCTGCTCTCGGCCATGGCCGCCCTGGGCCCGCACGCCACGGCTTTCGCGGCCACGCCGACGACCGCGGTCACCGTGTATCGCGGCGACGACGAAACGCTGTACGCGGGCGATGGCGGTGGCCCGCTGCGCAGCGGCTATGCCGTGGTGCGCGAAACGCGTCGTCTCGCACTCGCCTCCGGCGCGCAGACGCAGGTCGTGGACGACCTGCCCGCCTTCGTCGACGCCGAGGCGCTGATTTTCGATCCCGGCGCGAAGGCCACGGTACTTTCCCGGCGCATGCTGGCGTTCGGCCGGTCATCCGCCGCCACGCTGGCCGGGTTGATCGGCCACAACGCCAACGTCGTCGGCGAGGGCGGACAGTTGATCGCCAGCGGCACGGTGCTGCGCGCCGACGAAACCGGCTTGCTGGTGCGCGGCGACGACGGGACCGACCAGGTGGTCCGCCATTACGCCGCGCTGCGCACGCACACCACGCTCGCCACCGGTGCGCGGCTTGAACTCAGACTCGACGCCGCCCAGGCCGGTGTCGTCGATGCGGTCATGAGTTATCCGACCGCCGGCCTCGGCTGGCGCGCCAGCTACACGGCGGTCCTGCAACCGGGCGATGCCTGCCGGCTGCGGCTGGACGCACAGGCCGGCATCGCCAACCGCAGCGGCCGCGATTGGCGCGCCGTGAAGCTCACCCTGATCGCCGGCGCGCCGCGCATCGACGAGAACGGCGGCCCGCGCCCGATGCTGAAAAGTACGATGGCCGCGCCTGCGTCCGCCGCCATGGACGCCCTGCCCCGGCAGGCCCCGCTCGACGATTACCGCAGTTACACGCTGCCCGCGCCGGTGACGCTGGCCGACGGCAGCCTGACCCAGGTGCCGCTGTATGCGCCGCACACGCTCGCCTGCGAGCGCACGACGCTGTACGAGATCGGCAACACGTGGTCGCCGCCGCGACCCGTGATCGCAGCGGATTTCGGCGCCACCGGCAGCGGCACGGTCACCGGCAGGCTGGCTTTCACGGCCTTCGACAGCCTGCCCGCCGGCAAACTGCGCGTGTTGGCCGACGATGCGGAAGGCACGCCGCAATTCATCGGCGAAGGCCGGGTCGACGACACGCCCAAGGGCGCACGCGTGGACCTGCCGCTCGGCACCGTGTTCGACCTGCGCGCGCAGCACGAGCGCACCGCGTTCGAGCTCGATCGCTCGTCGCGCAGTCTGGACGAGGGCTTCCGTGTCACGCTGCACCATGCCGGCGCGACGCCGCGCATGGTGACGGTGCGTGTGCATCCGGACCGCTGGCGGCAATGGACGCTGGCTTCGGCCTCGCTCAAACCTGCGCGGCAGACGCCGGACCTGCTGGAATTCCGCCTCGCCGTGCCGGCCGGCGGCGCAACCACCCTCGACTACGCCATCCGTTATACGTGGCCGGCCGAGCTGCAACCCCAGTGA
- a CDS encoding acyl-CoA thioesterase — protein sequence MTSPSSGRRGAGKPHPSETAVDADRPPLFVASIVVRWRDLDAFNHVNNATYLTYLEEARLQWLRHVPDWFNDHAMPVLAACQLNYRRPISWPAELKVALGCEHLGRSSITITHRIVDAADPACLYNDGHVVMAWMDPANGRAVALPQSIREATTPKP from the coding sequence ATGACTTCGCCTTCGTCTGGCCGGCGCGGTGCCGGCAAGCCCCACCCGTCCGAAACGGCTGTCGACGCGGACCGGCCACCGCTGTTCGTCGCCTCGATCGTCGTCCGCTGGCGCGATCTGGACGCCTTCAACCACGTCAACAACGCCACCTACCTCACCTATCTGGAAGAGGCGAGGCTGCAGTGGCTGCGTCACGTGCCCGACTGGTTCAACGACCACGCCATGCCGGTGTTGGCGGCCTGCCAGCTCAATTATCGGCGGCCGATTTCCTGGCCGGCCGAGCTCAAGGTGGCGCTGGGTTGCGAACACCTGGGGCGCAGCTCGATCACCATTACGCACCGCATCGTCGATGCCGCCGATCCGGCCTGCCTGTACAACGACGGCCACGTGGTGATGGCCTGGATGGATCCGGCCAATGGCCGCGCCGTGGCGCTGCCGCAGAGCATCCGCGAAGCCACCACGCCCAAGCCCTGA